The region atgtctttaattgTATTTTCATGGGACGATAGAAACAACTTCGTTACTTGAGGaggtaaaagaactggtgaacgtATCACCCAGTCATAGAAATAGTGTTTAACGTGTATGTGTACTTTGATGGAGTTtgactactgtttttttttttatttgcaggaTCAGTGCAGTGCAAGTAGAGTGGAAGCACAACTCCATATCAATGAGGTGGTGTTGCAAGATTTGTAGAGTTTCCTCACCCAACCAGCTTGCCCTAATCACACATTACAAGCTGAGACACTGCCATCAGGCAAGTCACTGTCCACTCCCATGCATCTATAAAGATTGTGTATGCACATTTAGGCGTGAACTGTCTCTGAAGAAGCATTTAGCTTGCGACCATAGTCAGTGTGTTCAAGCCTCCTCAAAATTGCTTAAAGCAACATGAAATGTGAACTGTGACCTGTGTAATTTTTCAGAGGCTTGCAGTcttttacagtattttgcaCATctctaaaaacacattaaaaagaaagagcCAGTGAGGTGCCCCTTTCAAGACTGTAGTTTCCAGACCAGTGTGTACAGCACTTTCCGTGCTCATAAAAGTAGGCATCATCGCGACAGCACGCTTAAAGATTTTCGAACAGCTTTGTATCAAACTTGCATTTCTGGTAATTCAAACCCTGAAAGTGCAGAGTCTGAAACCCCTTCATTCAGCCTGTATTGCTCAACAGTAGATAGTGAAATAGATGTTCAAGACTTAAAGGATTTGATTAAACACAAAGTACTGTAGCATCACTGTTACTTCGCATGCAAACAACTCTACATGTCTCAAAGGCCACCACACAGGAAATTGTAAATGAGCTTTGCAGTGTTTATTCAATTGTACAAGAGTTCACTCCAAGAATAATTGAAAGTGTATTGGTCAAGCACAATTGTGTATTAACCAATGAATTGATTGCTGACTGCAATTTTTCAACCACTGATTAGAGACACTCAAGTCCTTGAAGAGGAAGAGTTCAAAAATTGGGAACAAGTGTCAAGGGTTCTGTGTTGTATGTGTCAGCGGACAACTTGGGGGCCCACCCAGCTGGCTTCCAAGAAAGTTTCAATGTTGATAAGTTTTGCAGATTTTGCCTAGCTAGTCGCAAGGATATTGACGTGCATGAGGTTAGAGAGGGGACGTTTCCACTCAGAACGATTGAAACTCACAAAAGGATTCTTGATGAATTGAAGAAAAATTCACTGGTTTCCCTGGATGGGGTAAAGAGAGACTGCGTTCTTGagaaacttaatttttttcagaCAGTTCAAGGGTTTCCTCCAGATTTTATGCATGACCTGTTTGAAGGTATAGTACCAACAGAGTTAAGTCTTTGCATAAAGTCCTTTATTTCCAAACGGTACTTCACATTAGATGACCTTAATGCCGTCATCAAGTCTTTTCCTTTCAAGTTTACTGATAAAACTAACAAACCACAACAAATTTCAAAGACATTTGTGTCAAAACATTCAATTGGAGGAAACTGCCATGAAAACTGGACGCTGTTGACAGGAAGTGGCTATGGCTACTGCCATTGATGATAGGTCACAGAGTACCAGAAGGAGACAAAACCTTGGGAAATCTTACTAGATCTGGAAGATATTATTGAGCTCCTAGCTAGTGGACAATTTTCTGATGAGATTATTGTGCTACTTGGAGGCCAAAATATCAGAACACAGGTGCTTGCTGAAAGAGTGCTTGCTGAATTCTCCCCAAACATCACTTTTTGGAACACTATCCTGAAATGATTCGTCGATTTGGGCCTCTGACTAATTTTTGGACTATTCGCTTTGAGGCTAAGCACAATTTCTTTAAGAGAGTTGTACATGACAGTAAAAACTTCAAGAATGTCTTGCTCACTCAGACCAAAAAGCATCAGCTTGCTTTGGCTTACTACCTTGATTTGCCAAGTGTTTTCAAACCTGATCTAAAAGTAGGGCACGTTGCTGTGGTTTCACCTGACACACTTGAACATTCAGTGAGGCAGGCCATTCAGCATAAATATGGAAACATAAACACTCTAATTCTTTCAACCCATGCATGCGTCTTTGGTACCAAGTACTCAAAGGGAATGTTTTTGTCTGTAGGGCACACCAGTGGACTGCCCGACTTTGGCGAGATTGTTAAAATGATAATTGTGAACAACAAAGTGTCATTCCTCCTCAAACTCTTCAAAGCCTGGTACATACTGTAGAGCATTTGCAAAGTTATGAGCTGACGAGTAATTGCACTTCTGATCTGCAAGTTGTAGAACCCCAGGAGCTTAATGGATACCATCCAGTCTATCCATATGTAAGAGCTGGCAAGctatacattacagcaaaaaACCTTCTTGCTCCACTAAGGTACATTTGTTGAAATGCACATGCATTTCCAGTTGTTTACATTGATTGATGATTGCATCCTTTAATGTGATCACATCTTTTTACTCTTTCCCTAGTTGCAGAGAAACCCAGGCATTTTCTATTGCTATAACAAAATGCTATGTCGCGTGATCATCTCCCCACAAAACATTCAAAAAGTTAGACTTGATCCTGTTCCAGATTCTGTTGATGGCCTCAAGTTTGAACTTAAAAGCAGGCTTCAGCTGAAAGACCCTTTTGACCTTCAATATGAAGATGAAGACTTCCATGATTTCTGTAACCTTACATGTGTAGCTGATCTGCCCAAAGACAAGGTGACACTGAAGATTCTTTTTACCCCTTTTCCAGATACATTGTCAGACTCCAATTTAGACACTGCACTTTTAAGTGAATTTTCATCCACATCAACTTCTTCACCCAGCATCCATTCAGAGCCATCTGCCGCCCGTTCGCAGCCATGGCCTTACCCATCCCACTTTTTACATATGATGTGGAGTTAAGGCCACGGTACAAGGTAATGAGGCATTTCGAAAGGATGGAACACTTCTGTCAGTTCCCAGAGACATGAAGATTGACATTCTAGCGCAACTTGCAGAAACTATATACTCATACAAAGCCTATCCTGTAAATGAAGAGTTTGACAGTGTAGCAGCTGCCTTAATTGAAAAACACCCCTGTCTCAAAGAGCCAAGCTCTGCATCTGGATGGTATGGGTGGAAAATTAGTTTGAAGTTTAAGATGGGCAACTACAGACAAAAGCTGAGAGATGCAGGTTGTCAGGAACTGAAAGTGACTTCTGAAAAGAGAGGTCTTGGGGAGACAAGAAGAAAGCGAAACAAAGTGAAGAAACCTAGACGGTGTGAAACTAATTTTCTTCCAGATCTACCTCAGGGCAAAGACCAGGAAAGTCTAGATAAGGAAAGAGAGCAAATAGCTGtggagatgaagaagaggacTACAGACATCAGCTTTGTTGATTCTGCTATGAGCAGCACGTTTTCTTTGAGAAGACAAGAAGTCGTTGAGGAGGAGCCACCAGTGTCACAAATGAAAGTTCGATGGCCAGCACTTttcacagagagacaggtaaaTTGTGTTGACCTATGTGCTTTGAATTTATCAGAAAATCTTGGGCTATATAAGTTGTGCTGTTctgttatatgaatatataatatgtttgCCCAGAATATATGGGCAAACTTAAAATCCTAAGATTATATGACCACTTCTGTCATGTTGAGTaacatgaaaatgtttaaacatcCTGCATGATGTTTTAATTTAGTACTGCTGAAGACTGCCACTGAGACCCTGGCATCTTtgttaaatttgtaaatgtatttttgttcttaTAGTTGAGCGAAGAATTCACCAGGCCAGTGTCAAAAGACATGAGCAAATCCTTTTTTGAAGGCCTAGATCGTCATCTCTCGAAGCCGATACAGTTATTCAGGTCAAAGCGTTATGAGGACATTCCAGAAATGACGTCAATACTGCAGAGCCTTCATAAGGATGTAAGTCTATTTCAAAGCAGTCTTTCTCTCCACAAAATGACAATTCTGTGATCATTTACTCACTTTCATGTTTGTCCAAACCTCTGTGACCTTTTTTCTTCTATGAATCCTAAAAGTAGTGAGAGTGACATCTTTTCATACAATGACTAAGTGTCTAAAAAGTAACCTACACGATTTGTGAGTCATATTCCAAGTCTTCTGAAAACATACATTTCCTTTGTATgatgaaaacataaaaatttcAGTCTTTGTTTAGAGTAAAGTTTGTATTAGCTACTAGATTAATATCAAACCTCATTGGTTCTTTTGATCAAATGTGACACAAGAACACCTGAGGTTTGATGTATTATGTCATGGTAACATAAAAACTGATATGATCGGTTTATTACACAAAATTatcttaaaaaatgtttaaaaatggcaACATGAGTGATCCACTACTTTTACAGAATTCTTTGCTTTTTAGAGATGAACAGCCTAGCCactattaattttaattttatggaATGAAAAtttttgcatgtgtttggaGTGGCATGTTGGTGAGTAAATGACAATTATCTTTGGTAACCTAtcctttaaaatctttaaattgtTGTTACATCCCCAATGAATTTAAGGCATGGATACTCAATCCTGCTCCTGGGGAGCCAAGATCCTGCAGAGTTTAGCTTCAACCCCAATTAAACACACCAAATATGATAATTAAGGTGTTCAGGATCACTTCAAACTTCCAGGCAGGTGTGTTGAACCAGGTTGGAGTTAAACtctacaatacatttttttctctccaggaGCAGGATTAGACACCCCTGAATTAAGTAGCATGAGCGTGTTACATCCACTATTAAATCTTATTTTGGTGAACAAAAAGTTAACAAACAACTGTTGTTTCACACATCATTGTCAATTTACAATAAAAgtatacaaatgtaaatgtgcaaatttaaaaaaaaaaaaaaaaacattttatttgttccaAAGCATCGAAGAACGAGGGAGGGGGagaaatgataaagaaaaacaaaggatTGAAAGAAATAAGCTGGTACTTTAACCATTATATTTTACAGACAACAAAGCAAAAGATGAGGACAGCAGATTGCTAGGTCTGCCATGGTACATGCGAGAGACTCCTTCAAAATTCATGAAGATATGCGAGGTAAGCTAAAACATGTAAGGCAAAACAGGGAAAATTGAACATTAGATCGCTCAATTTGCAGGGGCCTGGGACTATATTTGTGTAATTGCTTTTAAGTAATAATAccttgttttctttacattctaTAAAGCCCAGTGACCGTGAAGAGGATGTGATCAAGGGTGTGGTGATTGGAATTCTTGTGGTTGTGGAAAATGTGATGGAACCTCTCCCAGCATTCTACAATGACGTTGCCCTGGTGATTGAGGAAGAAGTGGTAATGCGTCACCTCACTGACATACCTAATGCTTTTCTGAACCTGATGGGCCTGGTGTACGCATTAAATCTTGACTACCCAAAGGAACTAAAATTCACTTTTGAGGTGATACAGCGGCTGTTTATTGGAGTTGGATCAGACTCTTGCACCGCAAGAGTTCACTCTTTGAAGACCAAGTTGCTGCGATAagacagaacacaaacaaaacctccTTTCCATTTTGCTGCTGTTTATTTGTTGTACTGGCTTAAATTTTAAGAGCATTGTTGTTTTTAGATCTCATTGTTTTAAGTGGGAAATTGGTATTCTTGAAATCTTTTTAAACTGACGGTTTTCTTGTTAGCTTGTACTGCTTCctctttccttgtttttttttctatgattgGGAATTGAAGACAGTTTTTGAACAGTTTAATGTAAAGTTTAACACAGCTTATTGTGAATTATTCAAGTACACTTGTTTTTGCAATGTATATATCTGATGACAAGGAGAGTTATTAGTACTATTTTGACTAAGTCAAGTTGTGTTTTACAGTgaatgaactattatattttatattatttaccataaagtcatgtaaaaaagcttttttcccgagatttctgacataaacacatgttgtcctatcatgtttcatggaaacaaggtgaaacagcccttttccagcttttcagatgtgtgcttatataaacgttgcacaaaaacaattaaataaaggcgctagagcgctgtgactgcgggaaacgcgttttcagctcctgggaagcacttttgtacatgcatgcagggattcactcaaaacacatgctgatacctaagattgcatgaaaatgatcataccacacacaaatcagcagat is a window of Tachysurus vachellii isolate PV-2020 chromosome 3, HZAU_Pvac_v1, whole genome shotgun sequence DNA encoding:
- the LOC132842392 gene encoding sterile alpha motif domain-containing protein 3-like, whose product is MKIDILAQLAETIYSYKAYPVNEEFDSVAAALIEKHPCLKEPSSASGWYGWKISLKFKMGNYRQKLRDAGCQELKVTSEKRGLGETRRKRNKVKKPRRCETNFLPDLPQGKDQESLDKEREQIAVEMKKRTTDISFVDSAMSSTFSLRRQEVVEEEPPVSQMKVRWPALFTERQLSEEFTRPVSKDMSKSFFEGLDRHLSKPIQLFRSKRYEDIPEMTSILQSLHKDTTKQKMRTADC